The Primulina eburnea isolate SZY01 chromosome 13, ASM2296580v1, whole genome shotgun sequence genome includes a region encoding these proteins:
- the LOC140809614 gene encoding transcription factor bHLH14-like: MDDDFIISSQPLSSPILEQQQPTVLQKKLQYILQNEQGGWAYAIFWKSSRDDNNGRIFLTWGEGHFQGTKQRSAKSVSPQPERKKIMIEIQALIADATGPVDGEVTDAEWLYVMSLAQSFSLGDGIVGKAFNSGCLIWLSGENQLRSYNCQRVKEAQIHGMQTMVCIPTSNGVVELGSDAVISENWSLVQQVKSLFESSSSNPADQFVEKIISFADVGAMDDFHEDGEAAAVFPSKQEVNMNKTLVNKPELPFSSYLQDSDHSDSISDCHFLLETSTNVETKSSTNSTPAKKRGRKPSMGYDVSLNHVEAERQRREKLNHRFYALRSVVPNVSRMDKASLLSDAVSYIKELKSKIEELERETKKVKVETADTMDNQSTCTTSVDQIRPSTTNINSTSLEVEVKIVGVDAMIRVQADNANYPATRLMNAVRELELQVHHASMSRVNDLMLQDVVVRVPDGFRCEDALKNALVVRLEQ; encoded by the coding sequence ATGGATGATGACTTTATCATCTCCTCTCAACCTTTATCTTCTCCCATACTGGAACAACAACAGCCTACTGTGCTTCAAAAGAAGCTTCAATACATACTACAGAACGAGCAAGGTGGGTGGGCGTATGCCATTTTCTGGAAGAGCTCCAGAGATGATAATAATGGACGCATTTTTCTCACATGGGGAGAAGGTCATTTTCAGGGGACCAAGCAAAGGTCTGCCAAATCCGTCTCTCCTCAGCCTGAGAGAAAGAAAATCATGATAGAAATTCAGGCTCTCATTGCTGATGCCACGGGTCCAGTGGACGGTGAGGTCACGGATGCTGAGTGGCTTTATGTTATGTCCCTCGCTCAGTCCTTCTCCCTCGGTGACGGCATCGTGGGCAAGGCCTTTAATTCTGGGTGTCTGATTTGGTTGAGCGGTGAGAATCAGCTCAGGTCTTACAACTGTCAACGAGTAAAAGAAGCGCAGATCCATGGGATGCAAACCATGGTCTGTATCCCTACTTCCAATGGTGTTGTTGAGCTGGGATCTGATGCTGTCATCTCCGAGAACTGGAGCTTAGTTCAACAGGTGAAATCGCTCTTTGAATCTTCTTCTTCAAACCCAGCCGACCAGTTCGTAGAAAAAATCATTTCGTTTGCAGATGTCGGGGCGATGGATGATTTTCATGAGGACGGAGAGGCTGCAGCAGTATTTCCCAGCAAACAAGAAGTCAATATGAACAAGACACTGGTTAACAAACCTGAGTTACCGTTTTCTTCTTATCTGCAAGATTCGGACCACTCAGATTCAATTTCCGATTGCCATTTCTTACTAGAGACTAGCACTAACGTTGAAACCAAGAGTAGTACCAACAGTACTCCAGCCAAGAAGAGGGGCAGAAAGCCAAGCATGGGGTACGACGTGTCACTGAACCACGTGGAAGCGGAGCGGCAGAGGAGGGAGAAGCTGAACCACCGCTTCTACGCCCTCCGGTCGGTGGTTCCTAACGTGTCGAGGATGGACAAGGCCTCACTTCTATCCGATGCCGTTTCCTACATCAAAGAGCTCAAGTCCAAGATAGAGGAGCTTGAACGAGAAACCAAGAAAGTGAAAGTCGAAACAGCGGATACAATGGACAACCAGAGCACCTGCACCACGTCGGTGGATCAAATCAGGCCCAGCACCACCAATATCAATTCTACTTCACTGGAAGTTGAAGTGAAGATTGTTGGGGTTGATGCAATGATTCGGGTTCAGGCCGACAACGCCAATTACCCGGCCACAAGATTGATGAACGCCGTCAGAGAGCTGGAGCTGCAGGTCCACCACGCCAGCATGTCGCGTGTGAATGATTTGATGCTTCAAGATGTCGTCGTTAGGGTTCCCGACGGATTCAGATGCGAGGATGCGTTGAAAAACGCTCTTGTTGTGAGATTGGAGCAGTAA
- the LOC140809919 gene encoding uncharacterized protein: MKTAGSPETPPSNHRHRTQQRRFLSLAFQKVATPTRFCILLCLSFILGYLWHSQPLLSQSAADLLDHSIFPPDKCGDPVAAENIRQTIIDRVFNHTSPWEGFPPKHVSSGGLILEEWTKGWGSNAPVFEHLIQKVKPKTIIEVGTFLGASAIHMVGLTRKMGLDTQVLCIDDFRGWPGYYDEGKGMKMVNGDVMMLYQFMQNVVRENASDSIMFLPFSTNTALGGLCDWGVYGDLVEVDAAHDFQSAWVDINNAYKVLKPGGILFGHDIVWVGVQKAVNIFARLHGFKVAIDGEHWVLY; this comes from the coding sequence ATGAAAACTGCGGGTTCGCCGGAGACACCTCCTTCAAACCACCGACACCGGACACAACAGAGAAGGTTTTTGAGTCTCGCCTTCCAAAAGGTCGCCACACCCACCAGATTCTGTATCCTCCTCTGCTTATCCTTCATCCTCGGTTATTTATGGCATTCACAGCCACTCTTGTCCCAATCTGCCGCAGATTTACTCGACCACAGCATCTTCCCGCCTGATAAGTGCGGGGACCCAGTGGCGGCGGAAAACATCCGGCAAACAATCATCGACCGAGTTTTCAATCACACCTCTCCCTGGGAAGGGTTCCCCCCCAAGCACGTTAGCTCCGGTGGTCTGATCTTGGAAGAGTGGACAAAAGGATGGGGCTCAAACGCGCCGGTTTTCGAGCACTTGATTCAGAAGGTGAAGCCCAAGACCATCATAGAAGTGGGAACGTTTCTCGGAGCATCCGCGATTCACATGGTGGGGCTGACTCGGAAAATGGGCCTGGACACTCAGGTATTGTGCATCGACGATTTCAGGGGGTGGCCCGGATACTACGATGAAGGAAAAGGGATGAAGATGGTGAACGGAGATGTAATGATGTTGTACCAGTTCATGCAGAACGTGGTGCGGGAGAACGCCTCCGATTCAATCATGTTCCTGCCGTTCTCGACGAACACCGCTCTGGGCGGGCTGTGCGACTGGGGCGTGTACGGTGACCTGGTTGAGGTGGATGCGGCGCATGACTTTCAGTCGGCGTGGGTGGACATCAACAATGCCTACAAGGTGTTGAAGCCTGGCGGAATTTTATTCGGGCACGACATTGTGTGGGTTGGTGTTCAAAAGGCCGTGAACATATTCGCCCGACTCCACGGTTTCAAAGTTGCAATCGACGGTGAGCATTGGGTTCTTTACTGA
- the LOC140810613 gene encoding rho GTPase-activating protein 5-like: MTRRLFRSKSCTLSMPFNSSSPTPPSAYTYNQEEEEEEEEEEEEPEEEEEEEGYFGDFNSDDEVDYDSENPATTPFISPSKVSCNLNQQQQFSVLAVVASALRRSLVTCSLEEDDVESDVDIGWPTDVRHVSHVTFDRFNGFLGIPVELQREVPRKPPSASTSVFGVSPQSMQCSYDHRGNSVPVILLRMQNRLYSEGGLQAEGIFRINAENSQEENVRKQLNRGFVPHGIDVHCLSGLIKAWFRELPSGVLDSLTPEQVMHCNTEEECTQLVKLLPHTEAALLDWAINLMADVAQHEHQNKMNSRNIAMVFAPNMTQMADPLTALIHAVQVMNFLKTLIVKTLHERENHSRSATASNERDHQLVVKEQSADDYTLIQAPDNNNPSWSATKRRTLAGSFKEEYDMEAEGILNRLSLRRGMRKLCRHPVFQLSKTVKKNGGLEL, from the exons ATGACGCGGCGGCTTTTCAGATCCAAGTCTTGCACGCTCTCGATGCCATTCAACTCTTCTTCTCCAACGCCGCCCTCTGCGTATACGTACAAccaggaagaagaagaagaagaagaagaagaagaagaagaaccagaagaagaagaagaagaggagggatATTTCGGGGATTTCAACAGCGATGATGAAGTCGACTACGATTCCGAGAATCCGGCTACTACCCCATTTATCAGTCCCTCGAAAGTTTCTTGTAATCTCAATCAGCAGCAGCAGTTTTCAGTTCTCGCGGTGGTTGCTTCGGCGCTTCGCAGGTCGCTGGTCACGTGCAGCTTGGAGGAAGACGACGTCGAGTCGGACGTAGACATTGGATGGCCCACCGACGTACGCCACGTGTCCCATGTCACGTTCGATCGGTTCAATGGATTTCTTGGAATCcccgtcgagctccagcgggaaGTACCCCGTAAACCCCCCAGCGCCAG TACAAGTGTGTTTGGAGTCTCCCCACAGTCAATGCAGTGTTCCTATGATCATAGAGGAAACAGTGTGCCCGTAATACTTCTTCGGATGCAGAATCGTTTGTATTCAGAAGGCGGCCTCCaa GCAGAAGGAATTTTTCGAATAAACGCCGAGAATAGTCAAGAAGAAAATGTTAGGAAGCAACTCAATAGAGGTTTTGTGCCACATGGAATTGATGTCCACTGCCTATCCGGACTGATAAAG GCATGGTTTAGAGAGCTTCCCTCGGGAGTTCTCGACTCTCTGACGCCCGAACAGGTGATGCACTGCAACACTGAAGAAGAGTGCACCCAACTTGTGAAGCTACTTCCTCATACCGAAGCAGCATTACTCGACTGGGCGATAAATTTGATGGCAGACGTGGCGCAGCATGAGCATCAGAACAAGATGAATTCAAGGAACATCGCAATGGTATTTGCTCCTAATATGACCCAAATGGCTGATCCCCTGACGGCATTGATCCATGCCGTGCAAGTCATGAACTTTCTTAAGACGCTGATCGTGAAAACCCTCCATGAAAGAGAGAATCATTCTCGATCAGCTACCGCTTCAAACGAAAGGGATCATCAACTGGTGGTAAAGGAGCAATCTGCTGATGATTATACCCTCATACAAGCTCCCGATAATAATAACCCCTCATGGAGTGCCACTAAAAGGCGTACATTGGCTGGTAGCTTTAAAGAGGAATACGACATGGAAGCGGAGGGCATACTGAATCGTCTAAGTTTGCGCAGAGGTATGCGAAAGCTGTGCCGGCATCCCGTGTTTCAGTTGAGCAAAACAGTGAAGAAGAATGGTGGCTTGGAACTGTAA